The following proteins come from a genomic window of Micromonospora zamorensis:
- a CDS encoding arylmalonate decarboxylase yields MTDALGWRRKFGVIAPSTNTIVEPDFYRMTVPGVTAHFSRIHIRDQDLSSDGNFENLLTQIRDEIGGACERVLTCEPDYMVMGMSAETFWGGVEGNRQFVAQIKAITGLEVATGAEACERALRLYGARRIGVVTPYQPIGDTNVVQFFSEIGFEVAAIEGLKCPTAVSIAHVPEDELRRALLAVDGPDVDALVQCGTNLSMVGLADEAERWLGKPVIAINAATWWMALRENGITDKVYGAGSLLREH; encoded by the coding sequence ATGACCGACGCGCTCGGCTGGCGCCGCAAGTTCGGCGTCATCGCCCCGTCGACCAACACCATCGTGGAGCCGGACTTCTACCGGATGACAGTGCCCGGGGTGACCGCGCACTTCTCCCGGATCCACATCCGCGACCAGGACCTCTCCAGCGACGGCAACTTCGAGAACCTCCTGACCCAGATCCGCGACGAGATCGGCGGGGCCTGCGAGCGGGTGCTGACCTGCGAGCCCGACTACATGGTGATGGGCATGTCCGCCGAGACGTTCTGGGGCGGCGTCGAGGGCAACCGGCAGTTCGTCGCCCAGATCAAGGCGATCACCGGGCTGGAGGTGGCGACCGGCGCGGAGGCGTGTGAGCGGGCACTGCGCCTCTACGGCGCACGCCGCATCGGCGTGGTCACACCGTACCAACCGATCGGCGACACGAACGTCGTGCAGTTCTTCTCCGAGATCGGCTTCGAGGTGGCCGCGATCGAGGGACTCAAGTGCCCGACCGCGGTCTCCATCGCCCACGTTCCGGAGGACGAGTTGCGCCGGGCGCTGCTGGCCGTGGACGGCCCGGACGTCGACGCCCTGGTCCAATGCGGCACCAACCTGTCGATGGTCGGGCTGGCCGACGAGGCCGAGCGCTGGCTCGGCAAGCCGGTGATCGCCATCAACGCGGCGACCTGGTGGATGGCGCTGCGCGAGAACGGGATCACCGACAAGGTGTACGGCGCCGGTTCCCTGCTGCGCGAGCACTGA
- a CDS encoding FAD-dependent oxidoreductase: MHVLIAGAGPVGLTAALALARRGCEVTVLEAGDDLAAESRASTFHPPTLEMLDALGVGADLLARGLVAPTFAYRDRREGLIAELDLSVLAEDTPFPYRVQCEQSKLCVILLAHLARQPTARVRFGWPVDSVRQAADQADGGVVAVAGDGREVAGDWLIAADGASSAVRRALELPFDGITYPERFLVASTDEDLPALLGPLAYVNYVFDPVEWSVLLRTPDHWRVLLPTPEDTPDAHELDRLDGRLRAIADPGRPWRVAHASLYRVHQRVAATFRQGRVLLAGDAAHVNNPLGGLGMNSGIHDAVAYAQVLASGRPAPDGGELDRAVTAVADERRRIALTYVQEVSDQNYRRMRATDPQVRSAQLAGLRALAEDPAAARAYLLRSSMIASLRPDAGQPAARA, translated from the coding sequence ATGCACGTGCTGATCGCCGGAGCGGGGCCGGTCGGGCTGACCGCGGCGCTCGCGCTGGCCCGCCGGGGCTGCGAGGTGACAGTGCTGGAGGCCGGTGACGACCTCGCCGCCGAGTCCCGTGCCTCCACGTTCCACCCGCCGACGCTGGAGATGCTCGACGCATTGGGGGTCGGCGCGGACCTGTTGGCGCGCGGGCTGGTGGCGCCGACGTTCGCCTACCGGGATCGCCGGGAGGGACTGATCGCGGAGCTGGACCTCTCGGTGCTCGCCGAGGACACCCCGTTCCCGTACCGGGTGCAGTGCGAGCAGTCCAAGCTGTGCGTGATCCTGCTGGCGCACCTGGCCCGGCAGCCGACGGCCCGGGTCCGCTTCGGTTGGCCGGTCGACTCGGTACGACAGGCCGCGGATCAGGCCGACGGCGGTGTGGTCGCTGTCGCCGGGGACGGCCGGGAGGTGGCCGGCGACTGGCTGATCGCGGCCGACGGCGCCAGTTCGGCGGTGCGGCGGGCGCTGGAGTTGCCGTTCGACGGGATCACCTACCCCGAACGGTTCCTGGTGGCCTCCACCGACGAGGACCTGCCGGCGCTGCTCGGCCCGCTGGCGTACGTCAACTACGTCTTCGACCCGGTCGAGTGGTCGGTGCTGCTGCGCACGCCGGACCACTGGCGGGTGCTGCTGCCCACCCCCGAGGACACCCCTGACGCGCACGAGCTGGACCGGCTCGACGGGCGGCTGCGGGCGATCGCCGATCCGGGCCGGCCGTGGCGGGTGGCGCACGCCAGTTTGTACCGGGTGCACCAGCGGGTCGCCGCGACGTTCCGGCAGGGGCGGGTGCTGCTGGCCGGCGACGCCGCGCACGTCAACAACCCGCTCGGTGGGCTGGGCATGAACTCGGGCATCCACGACGCGGTCGCCTACGCGCAGGTGCTGGCCTCGGGCCGCCCGGCACCGGACGGCGGGGAGCTGGACCGGGCGGTGACGGCGGTGGCCGACGAGCGGCGCCGGATCGCCCTGACCTACGTGCAGGAGGTCTCCGACCAGAACTACCGCCGGATGCGGGCCACCGATCCGCAGGTGCGGTCCGCGCAGCTGGCCGGCCTGCGCGCGCTGGCCGAGGATCCGGCGGCGGCCCGGGCGTACCTGCTGCGCAGCTCGATGATCGCCTCGCTGCGCCCCGACGCCGGGCAGCCGGCGGCCCGGGCATGA
- a CDS encoding oxidoreductase, protein MADTLKHVEEMLDDSPTVDVHETFHRYQALLNELKDKITARFALTRDPSTEALENYGDYPNGPGGSLAAYTGPEVDWLVHSWLGNPGASFANLHLTCWLGPQVRVPHLGLALLVWPGGWFYVDSVPRVNMVEDGDYYDRYYEPANEEWLQLRNDPAFDYFVSRAGFIRASLSPTAYCYSFDRSPENIEKVSQVTHAHVDRWLRWVDEAEPVPAEERAALAETDLRIRRNIADRDPANVMGVRYFGEETTNQLVRALWGGDRELPRPSA, encoded by the coding sequence GTGGCCGACACCTTGAAACACGTCGAGGAGATGCTCGACGACTCCCCCACTGTCGACGTCCACGAGACGTTCCACCGGTACCAGGCACTCCTGAATGAGCTGAAGGACAAGATCACCGCACGGTTCGCGCTGACCCGCGACCCGTCCACCGAGGCGCTGGAAAACTACGGGGACTACCCGAACGGACCGGGCGGCTCGCTCGCCGCGTACACCGGACCCGAGGTCGACTGGCTCGTGCACTCCTGGCTGGGCAACCCGGGTGCCAGCTTCGCCAACCTGCACCTGACGTGTTGGCTGGGCCCGCAGGTCAGGGTGCCGCACCTGGGATTGGCCCTGCTGGTCTGGCCCGGCGGCTGGTTCTACGTCGACTCGGTGCCCCGGGTCAACATGGTCGAGGACGGCGACTACTACGACAGGTACTACGAGCCGGCCAACGAAGAGTGGCTGCAACTGCGCAACGACCCGGCGTTCGACTACTTCGTCAGCCGCGCCGGGTTCATCCGGGCCAGCCTGTCACCGACGGCGTACTGCTACTCCTTCGACCGCAGCCCGGAGAACATCGAGAAGGTCAGCCAGGTGACCCACGCCCACGTCGACCGCTGGCTGCGCTGGGTCGACGAGGCCGAGCCGGTGCCAGCCGAGGAGCGGGCCGCGCTCGCCGAGACCGATCTGCGGATCCGCCGCAATATCGCCGACCGCGACCCGGCGAACGTGATGGGCGTGCGCTACTTCGGCGAGGAGACCACCAACCAGCTCGTCCGCGCGCTCTGGGGCGGCGACCGCGAACTCCCCCGGCCGTCGGCATGA
- a CDS encoding aromatic ring-hydroxylating oxygenase subunit alpha: MLKNFWYAVEFSDRVTTKPARITVLGQYLALYRTPRGRVVALSDLCVHRGAALSGGSTAGENIVCPYHGWEFEPGGACTKIPANQPGRGIPNKARVDSYPVQERYGFVWVFMGDLPEAERPPIPVWPEFDNLVENGGKFRAVTGEFLWKANYERILENGCDIAHAPFVHGGAFGNPQKPEVPEYELEIPDEWSAYATVSLHPPRSKGLWSLVNRNNADLANRPPVVTSAGWMLPNMIKLHVRLSIGELIIYDTNIPVDETTTLVKWVALRTFFTGAWANRNAVQRVLKIFYQDAEVVNNVRPELLPFDLGAELHVKSDLIAVHYRRRRQELAERGWMLSDADRITGDVPRREATVIPSPARRENPELARAWVHKAKGDHPTVAEAQRIGLKRITEEEGADAAAGAEAQASPTSSATTKEQA; the protein is encoded by the coding sequence ATGCTCAAGAACTTCTGGTACGCGGTCGAGTTCTCGGACCGGGTCACCACCAAGCCGGCCCGGATCACCGTGCTCGGCCAGTACCTGGCCCTCTACCGCACCCCGCGCGGGCGCGTGGTGGCTCTGTCCGACCTGTGCGTGCACCGAGGCGCGGCGCTCTCCGGCGGTTCGACGGCCGGCGAGAACATCGTCTGCCCGTATCACGGCTGGGAGTTCGAGCCGGGTGGGGCGTGCACGAAGATCCCGGCGAACCAGCCCGGCCGGGGCATCCCGAACAAGGCCCGGGTCGACTCGTACCCCGTGCAGGAGCGCTACGGCTTCGTCTGGGTCTTCATGGGCGACCTGCCCGAGGCCGAGCGACCGCCGATCCCGGTCTGGCCGGAGTTCGACAACCTGGTGGAGAACGGCGGCAAGTTCCGCGCGGTGACCGGCGAGTTCCTGTGGAAGGCCAACTACGAGCGGATCCTGGAGAACGGCTGCGACATCGCGCACGCGCCCTTCGTGCACGGCGGCGCATTCGGCAACCCGCAGAAGCCCGAGGTTCCCGAGTACGAGCTCGAAATCCCCGACGAGTGGTCGGCGTACGCCACGGTCAGCCTGCACCCGCCGCGCTCCAAGGGCCTCTGGTCGCTGGTCAACCGCAACAACGCGGACCTGGCCAACCGCCCGCCGGTGGTCACCTCGGCCGGTTGGATGCTGCCCAACATGATCAAGCTGCACGTCCGGCTGTCGATCGGTGAACTGATCATCTACGACACCAACATTCCGGTGGACGAGACGACCACGCTGGTCAAGTGGGTCGCACTGCGCACCTTCTTCACCGGGGCGTGGGCCAACCGCAACGCCGTGCAGCGCGTACTCAAGATCTTCTACCAGGACGCCGAGGTGGTGAACAACGTCCGCCCCGAGCTGCTTCCGTTCGACCTCGGCGCGGAACTGCACGTCAAGAGCGACCTCATCGCGGTGCACTACCGGCGACGCCGCCAGGAGCTGGCCGAACGAGGCTGGATGCTCTCCGACGCCGACCGGATCACGGGCGACGTGCCGCGCCGGGAGGCGACCGTCATCCCCTCGCCGGCCCGCCGGGAGAACCCGGAGCTGGCCCGCGCCTGGGTGCACAAGGCCAAGGGCGACCACCCGACCGTGGCGGAGGCGCAGCGGATCGGGCTCAAGCGCATCACCGAGGAAGAGGGCGCCGACGCCGCCGCAGGAGCCGAGGCGCAGGCGAGCCCCACCAGCAGCGCGACGACGAAGGAGCAGGCATGA
- a CDS encoding alpha/beta hydrolase family protein has protein sequence MSGGQEGGVRSVWWAVRVPGAPAPFDTAHLRVYYPARPTGSDAERLSGVLAADPAGAPYPVALLVSGVNVGQDAYRWLAMELAARGVVAVTYDWVGVLFAGLHGITPGVDLDAARPDGYGSRPTSPSLRPVLDALAQLTGPLDGLLDLDRVALVGHSAGGTVALQSARFLPEVRAVASYGAHTMVATMLGWPAGTVLPAQVDCPVMLLAGTHDGVINGSADRYGEDTATRADPITRTFDEALPDAGGTNLLVRLAGANHFSIVHPLDPTSARAFLDEEATAEPEATRALLVDLLSGFLAVHLRGEPTDGFDRLLAQLGTTSSIASFRRR, from the coding sequence ATGAGCGGTGGGCAGGAAGGCGGTGTCCGGTCGGTCTGGTGGGCCGTACGCGTCCCCGGCGCGCCGGCACCGTTCGACACCGCGCACCTGCGGGTCTACTACCCGGCCCGGCCCACCGGCTCGGACGCCGAGCGGCTCAGCGGGGTCCTGGCGGCCGACCCGGCCGGTGCCCCGTACCCGGTGGCCCTGCTGGTCTCCGGCGTCAACGTCGGGCAGGACGCCTACCGCTGGCTGGCAATGGAACTGGCCGCCCGGGGCGTCGTCGCGGTGACCTACGACTGGGTCGGAGTGCTCTTCGCCGGCCTGCACGGGATCACTCCCGGCGTCGACCTGGACGCGGCCCGGCCGGACGGCTACGGCAGCCGACCGACCAGCCCCTCGCTGCGCCCGGTGCTCGACGCGCTGGCGCAGCTCACCGGGCCGCTCGACGGGTTGCTCGACCTCGACCGGGTGGCGCTGGTGGGTCACTCGGCCGGCGGTACGGTCGCGCTGCAGTCGGCGCGGTTCCTGCCCGAGGTCCGTGCGGTGGCCAGCTACGGGGCGCACACCATGGTGGCGACCATGCTCGGTTGGCCGGCCGGCACCGTGCTGCCGGCCCAGGTGGACTGCCCGGTCATGCTGCTCGCCGGCACCCACGACGGCGTGATCAACGGCTCGGCCGACCGGTACGGCGAGGACACGGCCACCCGCGCCGACCCGATCACCCGCACCTTCGACGAGGCGCTGCCCGACGCGGGCGGCACCAACCTGCTGGTGCGGCTGGCCGGCGCCAACCACTTCAGCATCGTGCACCCGCTCGATCCCACCTCGGCGCGCGCCTTCCTCGACGAGGAGGCGACCGCCGAGCCGGAAGCCACCCGCGCGCTCCTGGTCGACCTGCTGTCCGGGTTCCTCGCCGTCCACCTTCGCGGCGAACCGACCGACGGCTTCGACCGATTGCTGGCACAGCTCGGCACCACCTCTTCGATCGCCTCGTTCCGTCGGAGGTAA
- a CDS encoding Dabb family protein, which translates to MVIPAPVPLAKRCFQNIHSGDAGEQGEEQVFTHVVLMKFDDAADAAKARSLLEGLASSIDEIATLTVALDTLRTPVSYDLCMISTHTDVDALRAYQSHPAHLEVAGWLKPRLAARVVVDY; encoded by the coding sequence ATGGTCATTCCCGCTCCGGTTCCCCTGGCGAAACGCTGTTTCCAGAACATACACTCGGGCGACGCCGGGGAACAGGGGGAAGAACAGGTGTTTACGCACGTGGTACTCATGAAGTTCGACGATGCGGCCGATGCTGCCAAGGCGAGGTCGCTGCTGGAAGGTCTGGCCAGCTCAATTGATGAGATCGCGACGCTGACCGTCGCCCTGGACACGCTGCGGACCCCGGTCTCCTACGACCTGTGCATGATCAGCACACACACCGACGTGGACGCGTTGCGCGCCTACCAGTCCCACCCCGCCCACCTGGAGGTGGCGGGCTGGCTCAAGCCGCGCCTCGCGGCCCGCGTCGTCGTCGACTACTGA
- a CDS encoding aldehyde dehydrogenase family protein: MTAPGDGPRGAVIERENPSRTSELVGTVGVSGPERVDALVRRADAAQRSWAATGIARRLAALAAGADAIAGRLEPLAELLARESGKVLADCRGEVGFAGTYLRWVVEHAPAAYADREIDDAAGRLLRLPRPYGVVAAITPWNAPIILTLLKVAPALAAGNAVVVKPSPLAPLAVSEVLRLLAGALPGGTLAVVHGDAAAGAALVGHPLVRKVAFTGGGVAARQVAATAATQTTPVVLELGGNDAAIFLPDADLGTEPMRRLVLASFATSGQVCMAAKRLYVHRDRRDEFVAAYRAAAAEVLRVGDALTPGVSMGPVISAGAVARIERIVAAAVARGATALPLGTVDGGTDLAGGYFVAPTLVLNAPDDAEVITGEQFGPTVPLLLYDDEEELLARVNADELGLGGSVWSADEERAFALARRVEAGFVFVNTHNRTGLSLRAPFGGVKRSGYGREYAEEGLAEYAQTCVVHAPGPFRPGGAGLPANAYPG; encoded by the coding sequence ATGACGGCACCCGGCGACGGCCCGCGCGGCGCGGTGATCGAGCGGGAGAACCCGTCCAGGACCAGCGAGCTGGTCGGCACTGTCGGTGTCAGCGGGCCCGAGCGGGTGGACGCCCTGGTCCGCCGGGCCGACGCCGCGCAGCGCAGCTGGGCGGCCACCGGCATCGCGCGGCGGCTCGCTGCGCTGGCCGCTGGCGCCGACGCGATCGCCGGGCGGCTCGAACCGTTGGCCGAGCTGCTGGCCCGGGAGTCGGGCAAGGTGCTCGCCGACTGCCGCGGCGAGGTCGGGTTCGCCGGCACGTACCTGCGCTGGGTCGTCGAGCACGCCCCGGCGGCGTACGCGGATCGGGAGATCGACGACGCGGCCGGTCGGCTGCTGCGGCTGCCCCGGCCGTACGGTGTGGTCGCCGCGATCACGCCGTGGAACGCGCCGATCATCCTCACCCTGCTCAAGGTGGCCCCGGCCCTCGCCGCCGGCAACGCGGTGGTGGTCAAGCCCTCGCCGCTGGCCCCGCTGGCGGTCTCGGAGGTGCTGCGCCTGCTCGCCGGGGCGCTGCCCGGCGGGACGCTGGCGGTCGTCCACGGCGACGCCGCCGCCGGTGCGGCGTTGGTCGGGCACCCGCTGGTGCGCAAGGTGGCGTTCACCGGCGGCGGCGTGGCGGCCCGGCAGGTGGCGGCGACCGCGGCCACCCAGACCACACCGGTCGTGCTGGAGCTGGGCGGCAACGACGCGGCGATCTTCCTGCCGGACGCCGACCTGGGCACCGAGCCGATGCGCCGGCTGGTCCTGGCGAGTTTCGCCACCAGCGGCCAGGTGTGCATGGCCGCCAAGCGCCTGTATGTGCACCGCGACCGCCGCGACGAGTTCGTGGCGGCGTACCGGGCCGCCGCGGCGGAGGTGCTGCGCGTCGGTGACGCGCTCACGCCGGGGGTGAGCATGGGCCCGGTCATCTCGGCCGGTGCCGTCGCCCGGATCGAGCGGATCGTCGCGGCGGCCGTCGCCCGGGGTGCCACGGCGCTGCCGCTGGGCACTGTCGACGGTGGCACCGACCTGGCCGGCGGGTACTTCGTGGCCCCGACCCTCGTGCTGAACGCGCCGGACGACGCCGAGGTGATCACCGGGGAGCAGTTCGGGCCGACGGTGCCGCTGCTGCTCTACGACGACGAGGAGGAACTGCTGGCCCGGGTCAACGCCGACGAGCTGGGCCTTGGCGGCTCGGTCTGGTCGGCCGACGAGGAGCGGGCGTTCGCGCTGGCCCGTCGGGTCGAGGCGGGCTTCGTCTTCGTCAACACGCACAACCGCACCGGGCTGTCGCTGCGGGCGCCGTTCGGTGGGGTGAAGCGCTCCGGCTACGGCCGTGAGTATGCCGAGGAGGGGCTGGCCGAGTACGCGCAGACCTGCGTCGTGCACGCGCCCGGCCCGTTCCGGCCGGGTGGCGCCGGGCTGCCCGCCAACGCGTACCCGGGCTGA
- a CDS encoding neocarzinostatin apoprotein domain-containing protein, producing the protein MRTFRRRALTLAALLATSSGLAVVAAPPAAFAAPALTVSVTTGLTDKQQVIVNGSGFAPNLKQIAVGQCVAGFKGPTDCNLSGGAAFVNADGSGKLPTVTLKLAQKFGAFDCTKRECVVAAQILPTSGNADQVEANKVSVTLTFGKKPAQKPAPATPSATPAAPAAPSATPAATTSPPTGPAGAAGTSAPTLVNANRVNAGPDRYAVTVLVGSGLLLLCIGLLVLMPYRNRRSS; encoded by the coding sequence GTGCGAACCTTCCGCCGCCGGGCGCTCACGCTCGCCGCCCTGCTCGCCACCAGCAGTGGCCTCGCCGTCGTGGCAGCACCCCCGGCCGCGTTCGCCGCGCCGGCCCTCACCGTCAGCGTGACCACCGGGCTGACGGACAAGCAGCAGGTCATCGTCAACGGTTCGGGTTTCGCCCCGAACCTGAAGCAGATCGCCGTCGGTCAGTGCGTCGCCGGCTTCAAGGGCCCGACCGACTGCAATCTGTCCGGCGGCGCCGCGTTCGTCAACGCCGACGGCAGCGGGAAGCTGCCCACGGTCACCCTGAAGCTGGCCCAGAAGTTCGGCGCGTTCGACTGCACCAAGCGCGAGTGCGTGGTCGCGGCGCAGATCCTGCCCACGAGCGGCAACGCCGACCAGGTCGAGGCCAACAAGGTCTCGGTGACGTTGACGTTCGGCAAGAAGCCGGCGCAGAAGCCCGCACCGGCAACCCCGTCCGCGACCCCAGCCGCGCCGGCGGCACCCTCGGCCACACCGGCCGCCACCACCTCACCCCCGACCGGGCCGGCGGGCGCCGCCGGCACATCGGCCCCGACGCTGGTCAACGCCAACCGGGTGAACGCCGGCCCGGACCGGTACGCCGTCACCGTGCTGGTCGGCTCCGGCCTGCTGTTGCTCTGCATCGGCCTGCTCGTGCTGATGCCCTACCGGAACCGGAGGTCCTCATGA
- a CDS encoding SDR family NAD(P)-dependent oxidoreductase gives MTAVVVTGGTRGIGAGLVRALLARGARVAFCGRSAESVATALATLRSEASVPAGAEVLGVRADVTDRADVSVLWATAAEAFGGVDIWINNAGTNHARRPLWELPPAELDGVLAANLGGVARASAVVLAAMIEQGRGALWNMEGFGSNGQARPGLTGYGASKRAVTYLTDGLAKELAAAGVADRVTVHHLSPGIVVTDLLTHDYPPDELAKAKKVFNILGDRVETVTPWLADRVLAGGRNGSRAAWLTSRKAAARFAVAAFRKRDLFGEPVGGPAVTRREHLS, from the coding sequence ATGACCGCGGTGGTGGTGACCGGCGGCACCCGCGGGATCGGTGCCGGCCTGGTACGCGCGCTGCTGGCCCGCGGCGCCCGGGTCGCGTTCTGCGGACGCAGCGCGGAGTCGGTGGCAACTGCGCTCGCCACACTGCGTTCCGAAGCCTCCGTGCCGGCCGGAGCCGAGGTGCTCGGGGTACGTGCGGACGTCACCGACCGCGCCGACGTGTCCGTGCTCTGGGCGACGGCCGCCGAGGCGTTCGGCGGGGTCGACATCTGGATCAACAACGCGGGCACGAACCATGCCCGCCGCCCACTGTGGGAGCTGCCGCCGGCAGAGCTGGACGGAGTGCTCGCGGCGAACCTGGGCGGGGTGGCACGGGCCAGCGCGGTGGTGCTCGCCGCGATGATCGAGCAGGGCCGCGGCGCGCTGTGGAACATGGAGGGCTTCGGCTCCAACGGCCAGGCCCGGCCGGGGCTGACCGGGTACGGGGCATCGAAGCGCGCGGTCACCTACCTGACCGACGGGCTGGCCAAGGAGCTCGCCGCAGCCGGGGTCGCCGACAGGGTCACCGTGCACCACCTCTCCCCCGGCATCGTCGTGACCGACCTGCTCACCCACGACTACCCGCCGGACGAGCTGGCGAAGGCCAAGAAGGTCTTCAACATCCTCGGTGACCGGGTCGAGACGGTCACCCCGTGGCTGGCCGACCGGGTCCTCGCCGGGGGCCGCAACGGCAGCCGGGCCGCCTGGCTGACCAGCCGCAAGGCCGCCGCTCGGTTCGCCGTCGCCGCCTTCCGCAAGCGCGACCTCTTCGGCGAGCCCGTCGGCGGCCCCGCGGTGACCCGGCGCGAGCACCTGTCGTGA
- a CDS encoding nitrilase-related carbon-nitrogen hydrolase, with protein sequence MTIRVAAVQFEAGQDIGANLATCLRLVTDAARQGAQLVVLPEFCNHLAWYTDRAQAHALATRPGDDFLTAISASAAEHRVYIKINVTHAYPDGRTGGTNFLFGPDGALLGSCDKQVLMGAENDHLDPATEVGPVLDTPIGRLGMYACMEGVIPETTRGLTLRGAQVLLNSLNSFATDEAALHIPVRAAENRAWVIAANKVGPLLPAEHLPAMSRGLGVPEQWLHGAGESQIVAPDGTVLAKGPRTGEAVVIADIAPECADDKHRPDGSDILAARRPELYGPLGDAPTGRRRPPSASSLPVAVVRPREPGQAADLLAKAVAEGALLAVLAENALGTHVGPAEVAAALTPKLRGTNGYAVATARTADGPVGLLIGPDGVLGEQPQLHRAGAARDAVRPGDALRTFDLPWGRLAIVVGDDAIFPETFRLAALADADVVAVPFTPREPWELALGLPERAAENRLNVIAAGPLGTGAAVFALSADFTLWTTWAGPFTGRISSPLRTDIAADRSVTHAVVAPAQAANRLVSRRTDLVDGRPWRLVQALTERR encoded by the coding sequence ATGACCATCAGGGTTGCCGCCGTACAGTTCGAGGCCGGCCAGGACATCGGGGCCAATCTGGCCACCTGCCTGCGCCTGGTCACCGACGCCGCCCGACAGGGCGCACAGCTCGTGGTGCTACCCGAGTTCTGCAACCATCTGGCCTGGTACACCGACCGCGCCCAGGCGCACGCTCTGGCCACCCGGCCGGGCGACGATTTCCTCACCGCGATCTCCGCGAGCGCCGCCGAGCACCGGGTGTATATCAAGATCAATGTCACGCACGCCTATCCCGACGGACGCACCGGCGGCACCAACTTCCTCTTCGGCCCGGACGGGGCGCTGCTCGGCAGCTGCGACAAGCAGGTCCTGATGGGTGCCGAGAACGACCACCTCGACCCGGCGACCGAGGTCGGACCGGTGCTCGACACCCCGATCGGCCGGCTCGGCATGTACGCCTGCATGGAGGGCGTCATTCCCGAGACCACCCGCGGGCTCACGCTGCGCGGCGCGCAGGTGCTGCTCAACAGCCTGAACTCGTTCGCCACCGATGAGGCAGCGCTGCACATTCCGGTGCGGGCCGCGGAGAACCGGGCCTGGGTGATCGCCGCCAACAAGGTCGGCCCGCTGCTGCCCGCCGAGCATCTGCCGGCCATGAGCCGCGGCCTGGGCGTGCCGGAGCAGTGGCTGCACGGGGCCGGCGAGTCGCAGATCGTCGCACCGGACGGCACGGTGCTGGCCAAGGGGCCGCGTACCGGTGAGGCGGTCGTCATCGCCGACATCGCTCCGGAGTGCGCCGACGACAAGCACCGCCCGGACGGCAGCGACATCCTCGCGGCCCGCCGGCCGGAGCTCTACGGCCCGCTCGGGGACGCGCCGACCGGCCGCCGGCGGCCGCCCAGCGCGTCGAGCCTGCCGGTCGCCGTGGTCCGGCCGCGGGAGCCCGGCCAGGCTGCCGACCTGCTCGCCAAGGCGGTCGCCGAGGGCGCGCTGCTCGCCGTGCTCGCCGAGAACGCCCTCGGCACGCACGTCGGGCCGGCCGAGGTGGCCGCGGCGCTGACACCGAAACTGCGTGGCACCAACGGGTACGCGGTGGCCACCGCCCGCACCGCCGACGGCCCGGTCGGGCTGCTCATCGGCCCGGATGGCGTGCTCGGCGAGCAGCCACAACTGCATCGGGCCGGCGCGGCCCGCGACGCCGTGCGGCCCGGAGACGCGCTGCGCACCTTCGACCTGCCCTGGGGGCGGCTGGCGATCGTGGTCGGCGACGACGCGATCTTCCCGGAGACGTTCCGGCTCGCCGCGCTCGCCGACGCCGATGTGGTCGCCGTGCCGTTCACCCCGCGCGAGCCATGGGAGCTGGCGCTGGGCCTGCCGGAGCGGGCTGCGGAAAACCGGCTCAACGTGATCGCCGCCGGGCCGCTCGGCACCGGCGCCGCGGTCTTCGCCCTCAGCGCCGACTTCACCCTCTGGACCACCTGGGCCGGGCCGTTCACCGGCCGGATCAGCAGCCCACTGCGCACCGACATCGCCGCCGACCGGTCCGTCACGCATGCCGTCGTGGCGCCGGCGCAGGCGGCGAACAGGCTCGTCTCCCGCCGCACCGACCTCGTCGACGGCCGCCCGTGGCGGCTCGTCCAGGCCCTTACCGAAAGGCGCTGA